The genomic segment TGGACTCCTTGATCACGTatctttgtaaagaaaattgtTTCAGATGGAAAAACTGAGAACCAAGACGATTTCAAAGTCGAAGCCGTTGCCATTCAATTACAAGGCCGCTACGTGTCTAGACTTTTTGGCCATGGTGACATTAAAGAAAAGGTACGCGCTTGCCATTATGTTGAGTGTGTCAAGGGGGTGTTTGCAAAAATGTTTTCGGAAAATTCTTGTACAGTGTTACTGTAGATGCGGTCGCTTTAACaagcagggtttttttttctttttcaaaatcgTGTTAAAATGTGATGAAGagctataaaattacaaaatttattaaaataccgtagtaattcataataataaaaaaattattttcatccttaaatattttattttcttttatatccaaattaataataaatttattaaaaattattgagaaaaaaaaattaacaaaaaataaccaaaGTATGAACAAGGAAAGATCTCAAGGTCAAacttaaattcaataaaaaaaaagttttgatgaCCAAAGTGCGAACAAGAAAAGATCTCAAGGTCAATctcaaattcaatgaaaaaaaaaattgtttagtccacctactttttttattactctATAATCCCTTCGGTTTTGAAATCTTAATTTTAGTGCATAAGTTCTTTATCTTAACATTTCATTCCTTGAGTTTgagatataaaagaaaagattgcaagaaaatagtgaagaaaagagaaaattagtAAATAGTCATTTCTCAATGATGAAACTTATCGTTCTTAGTGTTAATAAGTTTCATTGATAATAGAGATTCAATGGTTATGGTTTTTTCTATAACATTGCCTTAAAAAGTAGATCggatttaatttagattttttgtatttggttgatttttattttttagtgattttaaagtgttttaggGAATGTAAGTGGTTTGTTGAggattttatggtgtttttaaggtgttttcatgtaaaaaagatttaaatttgagtttttaatgtCTGAAAACTTGAACATCAATTTCCAATCACTCGAGGTgactgaaaaatataatattaagtgACAGATCACCTTTCACTATATGTAACCTCTCACCTGCCTAAAAATAACAAGAGCAAACTTCCgagggaaaagaagaagaagaagaaaactcagCCTAGGCatgcttgggtttttttttcattaaggCTTAGCCCATCAatgtttggctttttttttaatcttctgtccttaattgtttctattaaattagtttttttaaataatgattgatttttatatatttttttagttatattatattttgaagagTTTAGTTTGATTTGTATTGATCCTTTttcctcttatattttatacaaattagctatattttataaaaatcatttgttaTAGGCAACAATAAATAGCtgctaaaataatatgaatGGAAACACTTAATACAAAAGAGATAGTTGATGTAAAACATTTAcatatatttcttatttaaacTATGAAGATTAGCTTctcgttttaatatttaattagtattaacaattcttttttatttatcatttcatatacttcttaatcttttttaaaaagcataaatAGCATCTTTTCGAttctcaattagaaaaaaaaaagtatattaagaattgagtttcatgatttgtttcggTTTGTTTTCCATAAAATTATCGTGCTCTCAAATAAATGTCTCATTATTAGATTGGtgctttattttttgagaatctattttttatcttataattaaataaaaaatagtttaaaaaaataaatttattacacTTGGTGGTGTCCATGACTTGGTTTGGAGATTTGAAGGGTTGACTCAGTCAATCCAATGTATcataatttcaatatattaaaaaaaaatctcatcttagatttttttaaaactcaaaccatgtttttatttgttatttatgttgTCTTTACATTTGTCAAATCAAGTGGATCACATCATGACAACTcctaaatgatttattttaatctcatgcaAAGTAAAGAGTTGGGTTAGAAAGTTTCAAGGTTGAGCCGCTATGCTAAATTTAATGGCAATATCAAGGAGTTTTATGTGGCCTAGACATTCTTTTTGTATGTTTAAGAAAATTTTAGTATGACCCGCAGTGTAGCGCGTACTATTTTTCTAATTagaaaatatactaaaacataTAGGTAAAACATGTAGTAAtctaaaataaccaaatttttttttcaatttcatccttaaacttttttttccagttaCAACCTTTTAGGAACAAATTATTGAACAATTTGTTATCATTTGATAAAGAAAGAACAAATTCaaccaaaaaattatcaaagtgtAAAACAAGAAGAAACCTTATGGCTAATTTCAAATTCACGAGGATAAGTGCTTTTTAGTCCCTCTATCTTACTTTGTCTACCTTTTCATTCCTTGTAGTTTTCGGGATTGCATTTTTTATCCAACAAGTTTTTTTTGCTCATTTTTAGTCTCTAGATTTGAGAAAAGAAAGCGAAAAATGATGGATAAGAGAAAAAGTTATTAGTTGTccatattttaacaaataaaatagataatattGATGTCAATGGCTTCCATTAgatgaaaagagtttaatgATGGTGGGTTTTTTCTATAGACATGCTGAAAAAAGTAGATCATATTGGTTTAGACTTTTTAGGGGTTGTTTGTTTCGTAATTTTTTGTGCTCtttgatcgttttgatatgctggtttcaaaataatttttttaaaataaaaaaaatatttcatgtatttttgataaaaaaatactttaaaaagtaatctctaccacactcccaaacactacctaatttggttggtttttgtttttttagtgattttgggGTGTTTTGGAGttgttaaatgatttttaaaagtttttatggtgtttttgagttgttttcaggtacaaataacttgaaatttaagtttttagggTCCAAAAACTCGGATATTGATTTTCCAGTCATTAGATgtgataaaaaacattatagtaGGCgaccgaatttttttttaaatagacaaCGCATTTtctgctttttaaaaaaaaaatagatgttggGCTTTTTAATTAAGGTAGGCAcgctccttttttttattgctttaaattaaattatttgaaaattatttaatttaaaatattataaataaaatagtaatttttttttgtttttttaatgattatagaTTGTTCACTAGAACaatactttggttttttttccatccCTCAACAAGAGgtttattcataatttattttaatttgttttctatgaggtagtcttgatctcatgacttaAATCACGGGTTTTTCAGGTTAGCTTTAATTTACTCgggtcttttttatttgttttttaattaaatttattttcaatttcatccttcaacattgggtttatTGAGGATTGtgtttcataatctattttgattttttttatagggttatcactGCCTCATAACTTGAGTCATTGATTTAGTAAGTTGACCCAAGTCAATTCAAtatgttatcttaatatttttttaaaaaattgatttgaattatttttttagtcaaattatatttttaccgaTCATCCAGATTATATTTGGACCCACTAAGTTGATCAGGTCAACtccacattgtttttttattctagaaaatattttaacaatatctaaatattttatttcacattaaagaaaaattgatcCAATATGTAACATAGCCCAAGCCAATGATCTAATAGAAACCATGACTTATGTGCTATTCATTTTTGCATATAAGGTTAGTATTGGTGTAGTttgtaaatgaattaaaaaaacaattatcccaTATTCCATAGGTTATAATGCAAGATATAAGTATGCCTTTTAAGTGTTTAAAAGTGTGGATTTTTATTGTGTAGTAAATTAAGTAAAAGTCATGATGGATGGACTCTTTTAATAGGTTTTCTAATACTATTAtatggatatttataatatcaaaaaatagcACTTGAGACTTGAAACTCAATATGTTagtgagattaatttttttttgaatttatttattttattttcataattaattttaatatttgtaattgTTGGGATTAAACTGAATAAACAACTATTCAGTTGAgttcaaaatataattgtttcttTAAAACACATATAGTTTCATTTACAGtcataatatttctttataatgttttaagtctatataaatttgttactatacaaaaaaaaatatataaaaaaaaacaaacatgtttttttttatatcttttctttttatttttttgaagatttaaagaatttaattatatcttaaaaatattatatttatacaagataaataaacattttaaaaacaatattttttacacCTCTAGAactactcaatttttttatttttgtttttggcatTCCCAGTCATTTTACTAACTTTAACAGTTACGTTATCATGCAAGATATAAGTATGCCTTTTAATGGAATCTCATGAACAGGCCACCCATCAACGTCCGGTTTACCGGCACTATAGTGCATCATCAATAATATATGGTAGGCAGTCGACTATTGTAAATAATTGGCAAAAGAATGATCAACATTCAGTTTGAAGGACAGCAACCATCAGAAATTGATCAATTTGTTGCATCGACACAAAAGAAAACACCGTATAAAACACACTTGAGCTTACAACTTGTGGTGCATGCGAAGTTGGAGGTACTTTTTCTGACCATCTTTGCACACAGAAAACCGAGACTGTTTTACAGAATTTTGTTATGAACCTTGGTTCTGGAAGAAATATGTTGCGGCAGGAAGAATAAGCGTGTGAAGAAAGTCAATTGGCAAGCACGTGATAATAGGTAGTAAGACCAGTTAGTTGTTAGCAAGCCAATTGATCCATATCATCTCAAATTCAGATTCTGCTAAAGTTGGGTGGTTCAGCAAACTCGTTGATTTTGCACTGAAGATGTTATTGACTGTCCAGTTTGATCAAAAGGAATGATTGTCAAACGGAGCTTCATCTCATCCATGGCACTGGTCAATAGAATCCCAATTGTTCAAGGGTTAGCTTCAACATTGAAAGAGACTAGTGAAAATTTCATTAGCAAGATAAGTTATGAGGTACCAAAATACAACATTCTACAGAGAACGAGATGTTTTCACAATTAACATGGTGTGATGAGACATTGAAACAAAACATCAGCATTTCAAAATCAGCTAAATTTCAGCACCCCCATGGCAGTCTCCATTGGCAAGTTAGGGTACAAACAAGCTGTATAAACATAACAAGCAAAAGTCTGAATCATTATTTGAATCATTAGGACACAAGCAATCATAAGGGAGAAATCAAATGTGCATGTAACATCATTATTCTAATCATTTCATCAACCCTTGCTAGGGATCATGTTGATGTAGTTGTTCTCCAATTTCAGTTTTGGTAATGGTGGATAAACAATACAATATATGGTCAAGTATTGATGGAGGAAAATGAACCGCTACAACCCAAAgacataaattaattcaataaaaagagCTTTTAAATCCCATGGATCATATAGCACAGATTTTAGTTTGACAGTTGCTTGAGACTGAAAGGCAAGCACTCCGCATCAATATTATCGAGTGACATTTAATTACAAACTATACAACTTCAGAACATGAATTTAAGAAGGTTGAAACTCCTCATCCCTtttctagaaagaaaaaaaaatagtaacttGGTATTACACTACTGCCCAAGTATAATCAGTAGCAACATTAATTGAAGTAAACGATAAAAGAGTGATTGTAAATACAACTAAAGCAATATAACCAATTGAACCTGACCATATTAAAGCAATCACTTGTTCTGCTTAGCGGCAACAGTCCTCTGTACAGTGGAAACACCATCCACAAATTTTGTCCGGAAAAGAACATTAGCATTGTTGAACATGCCTTCTTTCAGTGAAACCACGATAAACTACAATATACAATCCAAACGAAAGAACTTTAAGGCATAAGTAGGCTTAAGAATAAAGATGAACTTCAGGAAAGAAATTTTGCACTGTTGCTAGTTATAACACAGACTTGATGCCCTATCAGtgttagaatttttttcatttatcattaAACACGGAAGGGAATCACTGGACCTGGGAGTGCGGGAAGTGAGCTTTGATCATTCTCCCTATGTTCTGTGTGTGGCTTAAATCAAGAGCCGCATCAACCTGTCAACAACCTCAAGAATCAGATCACTGACAAATCAATCTTGTAAAAACTTTCTACTACAAATCCAACAAGCATGAggccaacaaaaaataaaaccataagCATTCCATAAAATAGCTAGGCATAGAAAAATCGTGAGTTTATTCCTGTGCATGTGTGTTTTTGATGTACACAAGCATTGAGTGCCTTTCAAAGTTCTGTCAACAAAGCCACTATAAAAAGAATGTTCTCTTTCGTATACTAGCTATTATGGAAATTAAGTATGGAGTTATCTGGCATAATATGACATATACTTGGTAATAAATCCAACGTGTCTAAAAGGGTAAAAAAGGTTAAGGGGAATTCTCCAAGagccaaaaaaataatgcaatatTTTAGTTAAGTATACCTCATCTAGAATATAAAGCGGAGCTGGCTTGAAGAGAAGCAATGCCAAGATTAGAGATAGAGCAAGCAGAGAGCGTTGGCCTCCACTTAGTTCTGACAACGACTGTTTCCAGACACTTCCAAAAGCAACACGAACCTCAAGACCGTCTAGGAAACTGCAACCTTCAGGAGGTTCTAGCTTTGCCATGGTGCCCGGCAACAGAGTGGAAAAGATAGATCCGAAGTcactgaaaaatattgaaatttttaagCATGTGTATGGCCATATTTGTAAAATCCAGAATCAGAACATCCATCACAAATATTGAAAACAATTGAGTGTTGGGGTAAAATTAAAACACCACATCAGAAGCAAGAAATCTTgcattgaggaaaaaaaaacccctcaCTTGTTtactttaacccatgtaacttTGAGagtctccttcttcttctcgtCTAGCTCTTCAATCACCTTCTTGATTTTAGACTTGTCATTCTGGTAAACACAAAATGAGCACAAGAATAGAAAAGCTAAGGCACAACAATGCTTGTATATTCAGGGTAAACAACctcaataatgtttttcttcGACATCAAATCATTGTACTCGTCTTCTGCCTTTTCAAACATTGCCATAACTTTCTTGTTCACCCTTTTCTCAAGCCTACATAGCAGTGAAAAtacagcataaaaaataaaagaaaaaaagacaaaagaaaaggaaatcagCTCTCTGGTCTgcaaatgataaaagaaaatgtgaCACAGAATCAAAAGGTTCAAGGTCTCAGGCTGGTAAAAAAATGTTCTTGAGACACAAAAGATAACAATATTAGTAGTGATACTACAGTAATAACTAGAGCAATCACAAATTGAAAACTTTGCAAGTTACACACCCTGATTGCTCCGCTTGCAATCTCTCAAGTTCCTCCCTTGCTTTAGTGGGATCGCGGGACATAAATTCATAATCAGTCCCACTTCTCCCAAATAGCTGCTTCTCAGAAGCAATCCAGGCATGCTTCTCTATCAATCTATCTACCTTCGTAGAGCAATCTTTCTGCTCCATTTCCATTCTTTTCACCTATTGCATAAATTGagaaatgcataaataaaatgTCACAGTTTGGACAGTACATAAGGGGGGCTCTAAGCAAATTACCTCATTCTCCAACTTCTTCCTTTCAAGCTTTGTCTCACCAAGTTTATGTTGAAGTTTTTGCTGCTCCTTGAGAATGCTACTAATTTGGGAATCACATTCCAACATCTTTAGACGGATTGAATCGAGCTCAGATTGAGCCTGATCATGATTATTGCGTGTGGAAGCAACCTGCAAGAAGAAGgaaaattgcaataaaatgtACAGCAGGCTCtgacaaattttccaaatcagatatCCCAGTTTACCTTGGCTTTTTGTTCTTCTATTTCAAAATTGAGACGGCTGATTTGTGTTCTCAAAGAATCTAAATGACTCTCCAAAGATGCATGTTCTTTCACGACTGCTTCCTGTTCCATGATAAgtctctctctttcattttcatgCCCCTAATAGCAAGAAAAAGTATGCATGAGGTGTTAAAGAGCTATTAAGTAATCACTGAATTGACTAAAAAAGACAGCATATATAGGATTCAAGTTACAGTTGCCAAAAAATGGTTTAATTTCCCTTCTTTCCTCCATCCAAGCAAGTGTCCTTTCCTCAACTGTCCCAAAGTACAAGTCCAACTAGATTTATCTCCACATATACTTTGTGGAAAGGGACTATAAGTTCAAATTGATGAGACAAACATATGAAAGGTCAGATAGATATTGATGTCCAATAAAGGCTTATTGCATCATAAATTCCACAAGTAACTGGCATGAAGAACTACAGTATTGCTGATCAGGATTTTTGGCTAGGGAAAATTAATTGCCGTGTGAGAAATAATGAAGTTGCGACAATTTAAAAGGTATAAAATATGCAGAATAGCAGATTAATTCCATACAAAAAGTCCagtaaaagataagaaatattGAAACCTACCTTGAGGTCCTTTGAAGCTGACTTCATTTGTGCTTTTGTAGCCTTAATTTGTTTCTCCAAGTTTTTGAGCCTGCCTTCTCGGTTATTATCGTGCTCTTTGATTGATTTCTCAAGCTTTGACACAGTACTAACACACTCATTATAcaaaatttccttttctttggcTGCAAACTTTGCTTCTTCAAGCTCCTGTTCAATCTTCTTTACCACTTCACCAAGCTATTTCCCCACAAAAGAAACCAACaaacaagaaccaaaaaaatGTAAGTGAACTTATGCTTGACACATGAAGGGGACAGCATGATGACCAAAATAAACTGGTTAAGACACGCTATGacggagataaaaaaaaaaatgacaaacctTATGGTGCTCGTTTTGTTCAGCCCTTCCCTGAAATAACGAAAGATCATACAACTTAAGTTCTAGCTGTTTTTCAAGGTCCACAAACTTTTTATGAACTGGCAAGAGCTCTGTAATCTGCAATTTTAAGATGAGAAGCAATGTGAATCTTGAATGTCAAAACTCAGAACAGttaaaaatgataatgaaaggtgtgttattaaataaggaaaataaagcACAAATCAGCATCCTCCATGTCAATCACAGCATTAACTCTCAAATGCTGgcataataaacaaataatagtTGGGGACTAGAGTTGATTTACAGCATAGGAATCATATCAGAAATCAGCTGATGGAGCAACTTCTATCAACATTTAATGAGGAAAAGTTTCCAGCAAATCCTACCATCAATTTCTAATCATCGCTTTAAGTGAGACATATTTTATTCAACACATAGTGCATCAATATGCCAATTGATCGCTTCAGAAAGGATATAAATGGTTCAAATAGACAGATAGATTCCACGTGATGTGAAGTAAGAAAGCATCCTTCAAATGTTGGACAAAGGGAATAAATATCTTTACAAGTACAACAATTATCTTCTTCTATTCCTTTCATTTTTATGCATGACCAAAGAGAATGAACTCTacctttgcttcaatttcaGATAACCTTCTCTGATGTAGTAGAAGATTTGAATCAGCCTCTGCCAATTCATGGAGTTGCCTTAACAGATAGCCTCCACCCCTGTGACAGAAAGAATGTGTATAACCTTGAAAGCTTCATTTAatgcaaatttaaataaataatagctgtGGTTTGGTGGagcaaataatagaaaaaagaacacaaataaaatttaggtgacaaatcaaaagaaaaggcctTTCACATCATGTTCATGACTGTAAGGAATTTCATCTGTAAAAGTAGGCTAAAAAGCAACTTACATGCGGCTTCCGCCAGTTAAAAGACCGCTTGGCTGGAAGATGTCGCCTTCAAGAGTGACACTAGGAGTGCGGATTTCTCGACTGAAAGCAacctaaaaaaagttttaagtaAAGTTTGCTCTGAGAATGATGGGGAAGAAAGATGTATCTATAACTATAAGCAAAGAAGAAACAAAGTTGCAGGAACTCTGTAATAGTAACGGTTCTAAATGGTCAAGGTTATCACAatacaacccccccccccccccacatcTTCCGATCCCCAATGATTCTCACACATTCGAACTATCTAAACAAGTCCTTTAGCAAGCCATACCTCCTTTGCAGCATCCATGGTTTTGCAAACAAATGTTGAACCAAAAACATATTCCATAGCAGTCTGCAGCAAAAATCGAAAGTGGAAGGGAAACAGTACCGAAGAGACAGGAGATTTAGATTCAGATAaagttagattaaaaaatgtgCACAAATAATTGCATGACATGGCTCGTTCACGGCATGAATAATTTGTGGATCTTCCACAATCAGCATAACCATCAAACTATAAATGAGAAGCATGAAGTGGACACGCTTGATGTGATAAGCAGGCCTGTGGTGACACACCTTCAATTCCTCATCATAGCCAACCAAAGAAAGTGCCAGTTCTGCATTCTCCTTGCCAACCTGAAAATACAATGATAAAAATCAACTAAGGAGAAGAAACCAATGGCACTAAATCATGGAAAGGTAGTGAAAGCAACAACTAACCAATCTAACAGCAGCCTGCTGAATCCTAGGGTGCACAGTATgggattgaattttatttaagggGACAATTGTGACTCTTCTACGGAGATCACCATTTTGAAGAAGTTGTTTTCCAGTGCTCTCAGTGTCTACAACAACATTAAATAACTTTCCACCTGCAGTAACCTGATAATCAACTCAAGTAAGAGCTGTTactcaaacaaattttttgTGACAACCAATTATGTGACATATGCATTCCTGACCTCTAGGGCAGTCATTGTGGATCTGTCCTTTACTTTAATAAGTTTAGCTACCACGCCTTTTACTTTCGACCTATCAAAGTTTCTCACAGGATCCCGGTATGTGAATTGAAGATTTGATAGTTGCGCTGAAAGGTCTcgtatttcatctttcaacttcTGAACTAGTTCCAATTGAGATGCACGATCCTGAAGAAAAGTTTTGATTAACAAAAGCATTTAACTATAAGGAAATGTATAGGTGCTGAAGGCGAAATGTCATCATGAGGAAGCAAGCAGACCTTCTGTAAAGCTTCCATCTGGCCTTCCTTATATGGAAGAGATTCCATTGCCGATTTAGCATTTTCCACATCTTTCCTTCTAGCACTAAGCTCATTCTGTACAGCAGCAGCTTCTTCACACTTTGACATTAACTGATGTGTTTTCTCTTTCAGCTCTCTCTCACAATGGTTAATTTTTGTATTCAATTGTTTCAATTCTGTCTCAGCATTTCCAACTGCAACCTTCGCTTCACCCAGTTGATCTTCAAGGCATTTCTCCTCATCACCACTGCTCTTCCCAGCTAGCACACCCTATCCATAGAAGCTAAAACTCTCTCAATTCATTACTTGGTTTGCTCATCAAATGCATTAGCTATCTGTCTCAATGGAGTAAAATGAAGTAAATAAGCAAGCATGAATACTTACTTGGTATTCCTTCTCATAATTTTCCAAACTCTTGGAAAAATCTTCAACTCTCTTTTTGAGATCAGCTGCTCCTTCTTCAGACTTTTTAACAGCAGTGGCCCTCTCTTCTACAGACTGCTTCAAGTCTTCAATACTATGAACAATCTGGTAGCATCAAAATGCCAAATGTAAATGTGATATGAAAACTCCCAGGTcattgaaaaaatcattaaaaaacaaaacggCAAGAAGAAAACTTCAACAATTACTAGAAGCAAATACACAAAGCTAGAgcacatacaaaaaaattaacatccaAATTAGCAAGCATTGCCTCATCACCTTTTCAGCATTCTCCTGTTCACTCCTTAAAGTATCCTCTTTGTTATTCAACACAGATACCTCTCGCACAAGATCTTGAGCGAGCACATCTACATTCTCTGACAGAGTTTTTGCCTCCCCACCCATACTGGCTTCCTTTTCAGCAGTCAATTTTGATACTTCGGTCTCCTTTTGTTGTATTTCCACCCGCATTCGATCTGCATTATGGTCAATCTCAGCAATTTTGGCCTTCATTTGTTCCACCTCACCAACTGCACTGTCTCTGATTTTCTCTGCTTGAACATAATCATAAGCAACACAAAACCTTTTGAGTCGATCTAATTCAGCATTGCCATTGGCCCATTGCATATATTGCATCCTCTCCTTCCTCAACTTTTCCAGAGCTGGAAGTATCTCCTGGTCAAGAAGTTTGTTAATTTCAACCACCTTGCTCTGTTTCTTCTCTAGTGTTTTCAATGCAGACTCTTTCTTTGTCTCATACATTCTTGTCCCAGCAGCCTCTTCAAGCATAGATAAGATCTCTGGAGGTTTCATATTTAAGACCTTAGTAATACGTCCTTGCATAATGAGAAAATGTGGATTGTTAACATTCAGCTGCACCGAATGAAAAAGGTTTTGAACTTGGCTAGGCTGGGCTAGCTTTCCATTGATCAAATACTTGTTCCTTCCACCAACCACAATCtgcaaatacaaatacaaatataaatccTTCACATATCAAATCAACCCCATCAAAGCAAACAAGTTGAATTAAAATCAAAGAGTCATGACTATGAAAGTGTCTTTTTTTCCATGGGTTGCTCGATAACCTCGTGATAGCCACCAACCTTTATTTATTGAGCATAAGATACGCAATCACCAGGTATCAGTGCCATTCTCTCATGTCTAAAGTATATTGTTCACTTCAGTAACATTCTAGTTTGGTCTTTGAAGCGATCACCAAATACAGCAAAACATACTAAaccataatttttcaattaaaacaagGCCTATGGAGGCTGACCAGCTTCACCATAAAAACCCActtgcaaaatatttatttatttatttattttatgagtgAGAAACTT from the Populus nigra chromosome 1, ddPopNigr1.1, whole genome shotgun sequence genome contains:
- the LOC133699691 gene encoding structural maintenance of chromosomes protein 2-1 yields the protein MYVKEICLEGFKSYATRTVVQGFDPFFNAITGLNGSGKSNILDSICFVLGITNLQQVRASNLQELVYKQGQAGITKATVSIVFDNSDRSRSPLGYENHSEITVTRQIVVGGRNKYLINGKLAQPSQVQNLFHSVQLNVNNPHFLIMQGRITKVLNMKPPEILSMLEEAAGTRMYETKKESALKTLEKKQSKVVEINKLLDQEILPALEKLRKERMQYMQWANGNAELDRLKRFCVAYDYVQAEKIRDSAVGEVEQMKAKIAEIDHNADRMRVEIQQKETEVSKLTAEKEASMGGEAKTLSENVDVLAQDLVREVSVLNNKEDTLRSEQENAEKIVHSIEDLKQSVEERATAVKKSEEGAADLKKRVEDFSKSLENYEKEYQGVLAGKSSGDEEKCLEDQLGEAKVAVGNAETELKQLNTKINHCERELKEKTHQLMSKCEEAAAVQNELSARRKDVENAKSAMESLPYKEGQMEALQKDRASQLELVQKLKDEIRDLSAQLSNLQFTYRDPVRNFDRSKVKGVVAKLIKVKDRSTMTALEVTAGGKLFNVVVDTESTGKQLLQNGDLRRRVTIVPLNKIQSHTVHPRIQQAAVRLVGKENAELALSLVGYDEELKTAMEYVFGSTFVCKTMDAAKEVAFSREIRTPSVTLEGDIFQPSGLLTGGSRMGGGYLLRQLHELAEADSNLLLHQRRLSEIEAKITELLPVHKKFVDLEKQLELKLYDLSLFQGRAEQNEHHKLGEVVKKIEQELEEAKFAAKEKEILYNECVSTVSKLEKSIKEHDNNREGRLKNLEKQIKATKAQMKSASKDLKGHENERERLIMEQEAVVKEHASLESHLDSLRTQISRLNFEIEEQKAKVASTRNNHDQAQSELDSIRLKMLECDSQISSILKEQQKLQHKLGETKLERKKLENEVKRMEMEQKDCSTKVDRLIEKHAWIASEKQLFGRSGTDYEFMSRDPTKAREELERLQAEQSGLEKRVNKKVMAMFEKAEDEYNDLMSKKNIIENDKSKIKKVIEELDEKKKETLKVTWVKVNNDFGSIFSTLLPGTMAKLEPPEGCSFLDGLEVRVAFGSVWKQSLSELSGGQRSLLALSLILALLLFKPAPLYILDEVDAALDLSHTQNIGRMIKAHFPHSQFIVVSLKEGMFNNANVLFRTKFVDGVSTVQRTVAAKQNK